A segment of the Armatimonadota bacterium genome:
AACCAACAATGGTTGGTCGAGCCATTTCTTTATGAGTCGCCCACCCATCGCGGTGACTGTGCGGTCTAAGATTTGCAAAAGGCTCTTGCTCCGGGTACCGTCGGACAATGAATGAGTTAGTTCAAGGTTACGTCGGGTGGCCGGGTCAAGGACCATATATTTCTCGGTTGAATAGGTTGAAAGCGAGCTGATATGATTTAGTGATGCAGGCTGGGTACTCTCAAGATATTTCACGACCATTGCCGCAGCGTCAAGACCAGCTGTATAATCCTCGCACCCAAAGCCACGAAGCGACGTTGTGCCAAGTTGTTTAAGGAGTATATCCCTGGGGGACATAAACCCGTCGAGATTGAACTCGGTTAATCTTGCACGACAGACTGCCTCTATTTTATTACTAAAATCTTTTGCCTCCTCGGGAATGAGTATTTCTGCTGGTGAGAGCCGATTTACTTCATCGAGAGTTCTGGGTTCGGCGTTCGGGCCACTAAGCTCGGTTATAAGGAATTCACCAGTGGAGATATCGCTAACCGCTAATCCAAAGACTCCATTCCGAAATGCGACTGAAACTAGGTAGTTGTTGCTTTTTGACTCTAGCATAGAATCTTCGATGACGGTGCCAGGGGTAACAACGCGGGTAACTTCACGTTTGACAAGACCCTTTGCGAGTTTCGGATCTTCGACTTGGTCGCAAATAGCAACCCGATAATCTTTGCTTATAAGTCGGGCGATGTAGCGTTCAACAGAGTGGTATGGTACGCCGCACATGGGGATTCGCCCAGCTTTTCCTGCGTCGCGTGATGTGAGCGTTATCTCTAGCTCTTTAGCGGCAATTTCGGCATCCTGGCCAAACATTTCGTAAAAGTCACCAAGCCGGAACATAAGGATTACATCGGGATATTCCTTCTTGATTGCCATATATTGCTTGAGCATGGGAGTCAATTTGGAGTTCATTTGAGTTTCCCGAGCAAGGTATTTTGAATCTATCTTGCGTCTACAATTTCTCCGGTAAATCCCCATGGGTGGGCTTTGATAGCCCGTATTGAGACCAGTCTGCCCGAAAGTTCAGGATTACCAGGAAAAACAACGGCTTTGTTTGTTCTTGTGTATCCTGTTAATTTTGATTCATCCTTCCAGCTGGGACCTTCGACGAGAACTTCGAATTCTTGCCCAACTTCCTTTTCGTTTCGTTCCAAGGTAATTTGATTTTGGAGGTTGATTAGTTCGAGCAATCGCCTTTGCTTAGTTTTGTTGTCTATTTGGTTTGGCAGTTCAGCGGCTTTTGTGCCAGGTCTGGGGTTGAATGCAAACATGAATGCGCCATCAAATTGGATTCTTCTAACGGCATTTAGCGTATTTTGGAATTGTTCCTCGGTTTCCCCAGGGAAGCCGACCATTATGTCGGTTGTTATTGCAATTCCAGGAATTGCATTTCGAAGCTTTTCTACCAGGCTTATGTAGTGTTCTACTGTATAATGCCGATTCATTGCATGTAAAATCCTATTATCGCCAGCTTGAATCGGTAAGTGCAGATGCTCGCAAACTTTGGGAAGTCGTGCCATAGCGTCTATCAATCGGTCGCTAAGGTCCTTCGGATGTGAAGTAGTAAATCGTATGCGCCAAAGGCCTTCTATTTCGTTCAGACGACCAAGAAGCGTAGGAAAATCACACAAGGAATCGGTGTCATTTTGCAGTTGATTTAGGTTGTCGGATTTTTGTTGAGTTTTGCCGTAGCTATTCACGTTTTGCCCAAGCAGAGTGACCTCGCGGCATCCATGCGAAGTAAGCTCTTGTACTTCGGCAACTATATCTTCAATTGGCCGACTGCGCTCCGGGCCTCGTGTAAATGGAACAACGCAGTAAGCACAGTAGTTGTTGCAGCCATACATAATGGGAACAAAGTGCTTGAGGCCAATATCGCCAATCACACGCTTGGGTTTGGCGAAAGCGATGTTGCCGTTTCTCTTGGGTAAATCGAGAGCAAACACAGGCCGTTCCCCTGCGCGGACCTTGCTGATAAGTTGAGGCAGTTCAAAGATTTGGTCGGTTCCTATGATTATATCCACGAAAGGAGCGCGTTTTACAATTTCATTTCCGGCACGCTGAGCCATGCAGCCGCAGACGCCGATGATAAGGTTATTTTTGATTTTCTTCAGCGACTTGAGCTCACCCAGCTTGCTCATAACCTTACGCTCGGGCTTCTCGCGAACGGAACATGTATTCAATAATATAATATCCGCTTCCTCGGCAAGCATGGCTTGGCGATATCCCATCTGTCGCAGAAGATTCGCCATCTGCTGCGAGTCGTCTTCATTCATTTGGCAACCCCAGGTTATGATCATAAAAGCTTGTTGCATATGTTTACAGCCAGAACTTTTCTTGTTTGAGAATTGTGATTATATTATGAAATTGTAGCTTAAAATTACCCAAAACATCAAGAGAAAATCCCTAACACATTTATTGCTTGACTTGCTAGCAATGCTTTACTTGAATTTATCTGTCAAGATTCCTTTGGGGTTGACAAAACTTTCCAAGTAAGTTAGACTTAGTGCGAAGAATTAGGCTGCAGCAACGCAAGACAATCCTTGTCCCGCGCGTTCCGATGATTTTTCGTGAGGGGCAGACGAGCAAATAATTTCTAAGCAAGGAATGCTTAGATATTCTTTATGGCGGATGCCAAGCGTTTTCTCCGCCATAATTCTCTTTATTTAGAGAAATTGACGAGGGCGTCATGTTGCGCGTGTACTCACGAGCATCGGCGCCCTTATTGTATATTTTTAAGGAGAATATGAACGAGTCTAGAAAAAATTGCGATATCAGGGTTTTTTACTGCCGAAATCTTGCCGAGGATTTTGGCATATTGCCTATGCTGTTGCCCATGGAGCGCCAAAACAATGTCGCTTTGGAACCTGTCCCTTGTAGCGGGAAGATTGATCCTCGTTATCTATTAAAGGCATTTGAAGCCGGTTCGCGCTTTGTTTGCATCTTAAGTTGTCCCAAAGGTGAGTGCAAGCTAATTGAGGGAAATCTGCGCGCCGCCCGAAGAGTTCAAGCTGTAAAGGAACTTCTCGCAGAAGCAGGTTTCAATCCTGAATCGCTTAGGTTAATCATTCCTGAAAGCAAAGATGCCAAACATATTGAAGCGGCAGTTGAGTTAATTCTAGGTTGTTTAAATAAAAAATAGCTTTATGATTAACGCCATTTAAGATGCAGGTTTCCCAAAGAAAGGTGAAGGTATGTCAGAAGGCAATCTAAACAAGGCAATTAAAAGTGGCCAGTTCGTGATTATAGCGGAATGCCTCCCACCGCGAGGAGCCGATGCCGCGAAGATTAAAGCGTGTGCTCAAGT
Coding sequences within it:
- the miaB gene encoding tRNA (N6-isopentenyl adenosine(37)-C2)-methylthiotransferase MiaB is translated as MQQAFMIITWGCQMNEDDSQQMANLLRQMGYRQAMLAEEADIILLNTCSVREKPERKVMSKLGELKSLKKIKNNLIIGVCGCMAQRAGNEIVKRAPFVDIIIGTDQIFELPQLISKVRAGERPVFALDLPKRNGNIAFAKPKRVIGDIGLKHFVPIMYGCNNYCAYCVVPFTRGPERSRPIEDIVAEVQELTSHGCREVTLLGQNVNSYGKTQQKSDNLNQLQNDTDSLCDFPTLLGRLNEIEGLWRIRFTTSHPKDLSDRLIDAMARLPKVCEHLHLPIQAGDNRILHAMNRHYTVEHYISLVEKLRNAIPGIAITTDIMVGFPGETEEQFQNTLNAVRRIQFDGAFMFAFNPRPGTKAAELPNQIDNKTKQRRLLELINLQNQITLERNEKEVGQEFEVLVEGPSWKDESKLTGYTRTNKAVVFPGNPELSGRLVSIRAIKAHPWGFTGEIVDAR
- a CDS encoding hydrogenase iron-sulfur subunit, translated to MNESRKNCDIRVFYCRNLAEDFGILPMLLPMERQNNVALEPVPCSGKIDPRYLLKAFEAGSRFVCILSCPKGECKLIEGNLRAARRVQAVKELLAEAGFNPESLRLIIPESKDAKHIEAAVELILGCLNKK